In the genome of Bacillus sp. S3, one region contains:
- a CDS encoding endospore germination permease, producing the protein MINNIKISPRQFAILVILFSVGTTILTIPGSLAHEVKQDAWIASIIGTCISFLMVALYIAIGKLFPAMTLVEIMETLLGKWVGKTVSLSFVYFSFLNASELLNFVGYFMTTQIMPDTPIEAIQIIFACILIMGISLGLETLARSAEVLFPLFLFLFFLLVISVLLTPDLWTFKNIQPIMNSEIKPMIRAVLIFSGVFTLPSIVLLMIFPISVNQRKKAEKNFYIAIGIAGVCFIILITLTLLVLGPETSSRQMYPSYALAKEIKVGEFLQRIEAILAIIWVITIFFKMSIYFYASIIGFVQTLNIKDYRPLMLPLGMILVIISLLVHPNVTHSTRYDKDIWPIYALLYGVVLPILLLVVYSVRKIIHHKKHKKI; encoded by the coding sequence ATGATAAATAACATTAAGATAAGCCCACGTCAATTTGCAATCCTTGTTATTTTATTTTCTGTAGGTACGACTATTTTAACGATTCCAGGAAGTCTTGCTCATGAGGTTAAACAAGATGCTTGGATTGCTTCTATAATTGGCACTTGTATTAGTTTTTTGATGGTTGCATTATACATCGCAATAGGGAAGTTGTTTCCGGCGATGACCCTAGTTGAAATCATGGAAACACTTCTTGGTAAATGGGTAGGTAAGACCGTTTCTCTTTCATTTGTTTACTTTTCATTTCTTAATGCATCGGAATTATTAAATTTTGTAGGCTATTTCATGACCACTCAGATCATGCCTGACACGCCAATTGAGGCAATCCAAATCATATTTGCCTGCATCTTAATTATGGGAATTAGTCTTGGTCTGGAAACGCTGGCGCGGTCTGCAGAAGTGTTATTTCCTTTATTTTTATTTTTATTCTTTTTACTAGTGATTTCGGTTTTATTAACACCTGATTTATGGACGTTTAAAAACATCCAACCCATTATGAATTCAGAAATTAAACCAATGATACGAGCTGTCTTAATATTTTCGGGTGTTTTCACCTTACCATCGATTGTATTATTGATGATTTTTCCTATTTCAGTGAATCAACGAAAGAAAGCTGAAAAAAATTTTTATATTGCCATAGGCATAGCGGGAGTCTGTTTCATTATCCTGATCACATTAACACTGTTAGTCTTAGGACCTGAGACTAGCTCCAGACAAATGTATCCAAGCTATGCGTTAGCTAAGGAAATAAAAGTAGGGGAGTTTTTGCAACGAATAGAAGCCATATTAGCCATTATATGGGTAATAACCATTTTTTTTAAGATGTCGATTTATTTTTATGCATCCATCATTGGGTTTGTACAAACCTTGAATATAAAAGATTATCGGCCACTAATGTTACCCTTAGGAATGATTCTGGTCATTATTTCCTTGTTAGTACACCCTAATGTCACACATTCAACAAGATATGACAAGGATATTTGGCCAATTTATGCTTTACTATACGGAGTTGTACTCCCTATTCTCTTATTAGTGGTATATTCAGTAAGGAAAATAATACATCATAAAAAACATAAGAAAATATGA
- a CDS encoding Ger(x)C family spore germination protein, producing MNRKFLVIVSICSLILLTSCWNRKELNELAIVVGMGIDQADGHFIVTAQVVNPGEIAASQGSGGNSPVVVYQEKGKTLFEAIRRITTVSPRKLYFSHLRILVYGEEAAKKGIGKSLDFLSRDPEMRTDFYIAIAKNSKAGDVLKVLPAMEKIPVQQLYESLLASETAWAPTMPITMDQLKLDLASEGMNAKLTGILIIGNVQKGGKLESLQQSKTGTILKYDAIGIFKKDKLAVWLTEDESKGLNYALGKVKSTVVTIPCPKKGNANIEIIHTKTDLTTKVKGQHPKGKIKMISQAIVGGVQCETLDLSKPETIRKLEIKTEKIIQQEIYSALQASQKKYKIDPFGFGEAVRRNDPKYWHLIKKDWIEIFRKMPVDLEVTVQIHDIGMIKNSPLNMMRD from the coding sequence ATGAATCGAAAATTCCTTGTAATTGTTTCAATCTGTTCACTGATTCTTCTGACTTCATGCTGGAACCGTAAAGAATTAAATGAACTGGCTATTGTGGTTGGAATGGGGATTGACCAAGCAGACGGCCATTTCATTGTGACTGCACAAGTCGTAAATCCTGGAGAAATTGCTGCATCGCAAGGAAGCGGTGGAAATTCACCTGTGGTTGTTTATCAAGAAAAAGGGAAAACCTTGTTTGAGGCCATTAGAAGAATAACGACCGTTTCACCACGGAAATTATATTTTTCCCATCTTCGTATTCTCGTGTATGGAGAAGAAGCAGCAAAGAAGGGGATAGGAAAATCGTTAGACTTTTTATCGAGGGATCCAGAGATGCGAACCGATTTTTATATTGCCATCGCTAAAAATAGTAAAGCAGGAGATGTTTTAAAAGTATTACCTGCCATGGAGAAAATACCAGTCCAACAATTATATGAATCGCTTCTAGCTTCTGAGACAGCATGGGCACCAACTATGCCAATTACGATGGATCAATTGAAATTAGATTTAGCAAGTGAAGGGATGAATGCCAAATTAACTGGTATATTGATTATCGGAAATGTACAAAAAGGAGGAAAACTGGAGAGTTTACAGCAATCTAAAACAGGAACGATCTTAAAATATGATGCAATTGGAATATTTAAAAAGGATAAATTAGCAGTGTGGTTAACGGAAGACGAGAGCAAAGGTCTCAACTATGCTTTAGGGAAAGTTAAAAGTACTGTTGTAACAATACCCTGCCCTAAAAAAGGAAATGCCAACATTGAAATAATTCATACAAAAACAGATTTAACAACAAAAGTTAAAGGTCAACATCCAAAAGGGAAAATAAAGATGATATCCCAGGCGATAGTTGGGGGGGTACAATGTGAGACACTTGATTTAAGCAAACCAGAAACAATAAGGAAGTTAGAAATAAAAACTGAGAAAATTATTCAACAAGAAATTTACAGTGCCTTACAGGCTTCACAAAAGAAATATAAAATCGATCCATTTGGTTTTGGTGAAGCAGTCCGGCGCAACGATCCAAAATATTGGCATTTGATCAAGAAGGACTGGATAGAAATTTTTAGAAAAATGCCTGTTGACTTAGAGGTTACTGTTCAAATACATGATATAGGAATGATTAAAAACTCTCCGCTAAATATGATGAGGGACTAA
- a CDS encoding Ger(x)C family spore germination protein encodes MKRKKLLIIFFSSLILLTGCWNRRELNELSIVVGLGIDQENGQYLITAQVVNPSEIASKKGGSGKTPVVVYQSKGETLFEAVRKITTVAPRKLYFAHLRILIFGEEVAKKGIGDIIDALLRDSEVRNDFYITVTKNSSAADVLKVLTPLEKIPANSLFASLEVSAKSWSPTEGVTLVQLVSNMVSDGINPILTGVEILGKVSEGETTKNVEQTQPKAILQYKGLAIFKQDKLIGWMNERDSRAVHFALGKVKSSVGNVICPDGGKAVIEVVDTKAKINTKMSKGEPRGSIKLKVQGNVAEIECKGLDLTNPASISYLEKESEKNLTQIINTTIQHAQNNFRSDIFGFGEALFRSEPNDWKKYKKNWDQTFSKMPVTVEVDMEIRQTGTINNSPINKVE; translated from the coding sequence ATGAAACGAAAAAAACTACTGATCATATTTTTCAGCTCGTTGATCCTCCTGACTGGCTGCTGGAACAGAAGGGAATTAAATGAACTGTCCATTGTAGTAGGATTGGGGATTGATCAAGAAAATGGGCAATATCTTATAACAGCGCAAGTAGTAAATCCAAGTGAAATTGCCTCTAAGAAAGGCGGCAGCGGCAAAACACCGGTGGTAGTATATCAAAGTAAGGGAGAGACATTATTTGAAGCAGTAAGAAAAATTACAACTGTTGCCCCAAGAAAACTGTATTTTGCCCACTTACGAATATTGATCTTTGGAGAAGAAGTAGCAAAAAAAGGTATAGGAGATATAATTGACGCGCTTTTAAGGGATTCAGAAGTACGAAATGACTTTTATATAACAGTGACCAAGAATTCTAGCGCCGCAGATGTGTTAAAAGTTTTAACTCCATTAGAAAAAATTCCAGCAAATAGTTTATTTGCTTCACTTGAGGTATCGGCGAAATCCTGGTCTCCAACTGAAGGTGTTACACTAGTTCAACTTGTTTCGAACATGGTGAGTGATGGTATTAACCCTATTTTAACGGGAGTTGAAATACTAGGGAAAGTAAGCGAGGGTGAAACGACTAAGAATGTAGAGCAAACACAACCGAAAGCAATTCTGCAATATAAAGGATTGGCAATATTTAAACAAGATAAATTGATTGGATGGATGAATGAAAGAGATAGTAGAGCGGTTCATTTTGCCTTAGGGAAAGTGAAGAGCAGTGTAGGAAATGTAATATGTCCAGATGGTGGTAAAGCAGTCATTGAGGTGGTTGACACAAAAGCCAAAATAAATACAAAGATGAGTAAGGGAGAACCACGGGGATCTATAAAGCTTAAAGTTCAAGGAAATGTCGCAGAAATTGAATGTAAAGGACTGGATTTAACCAATCCAGCATCTATTTCTTATTTGGAAAAAGAATCAGAAAAAAACCTTACACAAATTATTAACACGACAATACAACACGCTCAAAATAACTTTCGATCTGATATTTTCGGATTTGGTGAAGCACTCTTTCGTTCTGAACCAAATGATTGGAAAAAGTATAAAAAGAATTGGGATCAGACGTTTTCAAAGATGCCTGTTACCGTTGAGGTTGATATGGAAATCAGGCAAACTGGTACAATTAATAATTCGCCTATTAATAAAGTGGAATAA
- a CDS encoding endospore germination permease: MLEKGKISPHQFTIMVATFIVGGSILYVPSGLIQSAKQDAWLVSILAVGLGLFLVFLFNTLGSNYPNMNFAEYSEKILGKWLGMLISLLYFTYFFLSTAVFIRQMGDFVIIQLLQETPLLAIHILLIVIIIIGVRYGLETFSRAIEIFFPFIFVLFLIFILSISPMIHFQHLQPVLGNGMKPVMANAVRNLGTPYLQLVLFLMVFPAVNQPIKAKKSFLLGTVLGGSALTIVTLVSILCFGTIFAKNQQFVTYVLALNINIASFWQRIEAIMAFIWFTTMYIKITVYFYGSVLCMGQIFKVKEYKSLTFPLGFITLVLSLFINKNIVESDQQAEWWTAFSLPFGLFIPLLLIIVGKVRKKG; the protein is encoded by the coding sequence ATGCTTGAAAAGGGTAAAATTTCACCTCATCAATTTACAATAATGGTTGCAACATTTATAGTCGGCGGCAGTATTTTGTATGTACCTTCAGGTTTAATACAAAGTGCGAAACAAGATGCCTGGCTTGTTAGTATTCTTGCTGTCGGGCTGGGTCTATTCCTTGTATTTCTGTTTAATACACTAGGAAGTAATTATCCGAATATGAACTTTGCAGAATATAGCGAAAAAATATTGGGAAAGTGGCTTGGGATGTTAATTTCCCTTTTGTATTTTACCTATTTTTTTCTTAGTACCGCTGTTTTTATCCGGCAAATGGGTGATTTTGTTATCATACAACTTCTTCAGGAGACACCATTGCTAGCCATTCATATTCTTCTAATCGTCATTATAATAATAGGTGTCCGTTATGGTCTTGAGACCTTTTCTCGGGCAATAGAAATTTTCTTTCCATTTATATTTGTACTTTTTCTCATTTTTATCCTATCGATTTCCCCCATGATTCATTTTCAGCATCTGCAACCCGTATTAGGAAATGGAATGAAACCTGTAATGGCAAATGCAGTAAGGAACCTTGGAACCCCATATTTGCAATTAGTTTTGTTTTTAATGGTGTTTCCTGCAGTAAACCAACCCATAAAAGCTAAAAAATCCTTTTTGCTTGGGACAGTATTAGGGGGAAGTGCATTAACAATTGTTACATTAGTAAGTATATTATGTTTCGGAACAATTTTTGCTAAAAATCAGCAATTTGTCACCTATGTCCTAGCACTTAATATTAATATTGCTAGCTTTTGGCAGCGGATAGAAGCGATAATGGCATTCATTTGGTTCACTACTATGTATATTAAAATCACTGTTTATTTTTATGGCTCGGTTTTATGTATGGGCCAAATTTTTAAAGTAAAGGAATATAAAAGTTTAACCTTTCCTCTAGGGTTCATCACGCTTGTGCTCTCGCTTTTTATTAATAAGAATATTGTCGAGTCAGATCAACAAGCCGAATGGTGGACAGCTTTTTCCCTCCCTTTTGGGCTTTTTATACCATTATTGTTAATCATAGTAGGGAAAGTTAGAAAAAAGGGTTAA
- a CDS encoding vWA domain-containing protein, translated as MATIDLQKKSVKIVLEKKNLVKVTARVGLVLDITGLMRNLYKNGTVQRVVERILAMASQFDDDGVLDVWVYDNEFSRLKPVTERDFAGYVDRIILKDELVHKFGRNDEPPVMKDVLRKYLEEDPSKDPAYIVFINDGGCKKTIKPLIESSAKYPVFWQFVGIGNGNFDFLRKLDTLEGRVVDNANFLHIEDIDKVSDDQLYDALLNEFPSWLKEVKQKGILQPEDSKPQSNAEQESQPAKKGFWNKLFNR; from the coding sequence ATGGCGACAATTGATTTACAGAAAAAGAGCGTAAAGATTGTGCTGGAAAAAAAGAATCTAGTAAAGGTAACGGCTAGAGTAGGACTAGTTCTAGATATCACAGGATTAATGAGAAACTTATATAAAAATGGTACAGTGCAACGGGTTGTCGAACGAATATTAGCGATGGCCTCACAGTTTGATGATGATGGTGTCTTAGATGTATGGGTGTATGATAATGAATTTTCTAGATTAAAGCCTGTAACCGAGAGGGATTTCGCTGGTTATGTGGACCGAATTATTCTGAAGGATGAGTTGGTACATAAATTTGGCAGAAATGATGAACCGCCCGTGATGAAGGATGTACTAAGAAAGTATCTTGAAGAGGATCCGTCAAAGGATCCTGCCTATATTGTTTTCATTAATGACGGGGGCTGCAAAAAAACAATTAAGCCGCTAATTGAAAGCTCCGCTAAATACCCAGTATTTTGGCAATTTGTTGGCATTGGAAATGGTAATTTTGATTTTCTAAGAAAGTTAGACACCCTGGAAGGAAGAGTGGTAGATAACGCTAACTTTTTGCATATTGAAGATATTGATAAGGTTTCAGATGATCAGCTTTACGATGCGTTGTTAAATGAATTCCCAAGCTGGTTAAAGGAAGTAAAGCAAAAAGGGATCCTTCAACCTGAGGATTCAAAGCCGCAATCGAATGCGGAACAAGAGTCTCAGCCGGCAAAAAAAGGCTTTTGGAATAAATTGTTCAATCGATGA
- a CDS encoding M4 family metallopeptidase, which translates to MKKRTSLVLALGLTMGSVLPIAAAANTIPYNVMVQKEAKQFGKDAKVNWKKGQAVPSFVHGKLSTKAHKNKDAIKQFLKENKELYQLDTDKDLTLLEVDTDELGSTHYNFVQSVQGIPVDGATFKVHTDKNGMVTAVNGDVFPEASNYFKGKLKAQVAKESALDRAWKEINVTKAETETNAEAGLDGKKFEDTVEKAELVVYKKENDFYLAYKTNLQFIQPYPANWVVYVDAVNGNVLDSYNAVNDAGTGVGVLGDTKTLNTYYSGGTYYLYDTTKPMAGVIETRTAGNLSRLPGNYSVDPDNNFNATSQRADVDAHYYAGVVYDYYKNTFNRNSFDGKGATLRSTVHYGRNYNNAFWNGSQMVYGDGDGTTFTSLSGSLDVIAHELTHAVTERTAGLEYQYQSGALNESISDTFGVFLDKADYLIGEDVYTPKKAGDALRSMLNPTLYGQPDHMSNYVNTTSDNGGVHTNSGIPNKAAYLTISKLGTSVAEKIYYRALTVYLSPKSNFSDARASLLAAAADLYGTGSTQYNAVASAWTQVGVN; encoded by the coding sequence ATGAAGAAAAGAACGTCACTTGTTTTAGCATTAGGATTAACAATGGGGTCTGTCTTACCAATTGCGGCTGCAGCAAATACGATTCCGTACAATGTTATGGTTCAGAAGGAAGCGAAGCAGTTTGGGAAGGATGCAAAGGTGAATTGGAAGAAAGGACAAGCTGTCCCATCCTTCGTCCATGGAAAATTATCAACTAAAGCTCACAAAAATAAAGATGCCATTAAGCAATTTTTAAAAGAAAATAAAGAACTCTATCAATTAGATACCGACAAAGATTTGACCTTGCTTGAAGTAGACACAGACGAGCTTGGCAGCACCCACTATAATTTTGTTCAGTCTGTCCAGGGAATCCCAGTGGATGGGGCAACATTTAAGGTGCATACCGATAAAAATGGGATGGTTACCGCTGTAAATGGGGACGTGTTCCCGGAAGCATCCAATTATTTTAAAGGAAAACTAAAAGCACAGGTTGCCAAAGAATCTGCTCTTGATCGGGCGTGGAAAGAAATTAACGTCACCAAAGCAGAAACAGAAACTAATGCAGAAGCAGGCCTTGATGGAAAAAAGTTTGAGGATACAGTAGAAAAGGCAGAATTAGTCGTTTATAAAAAGGAAAATGACTTTTATCTTGCTTACAAAACGAATCTGCAATTCATTCAGCCATACCCGGCAAATTGGGTAGTATATGTGGATGCTGTCAATGGGAATGTGCTAGATTCCTATAATGCCGTCAATGATGCTGGTACCGGGGTCGGCGTTCTAGGGGATACGAAAACACTTAACACATATTATTCAGGCGGCACCTACTATTTGTATGATACGACCAAGCCAATGGCAGGTGTGATTGAAACGCGGACAGCCGGAAATTTATCTCGTCTGCCAGGTAATTATTCTGTTGACCCTGATAATAATTTTAACGCAACTTCACAGCGTGCGGATGTAGATGCCCACTACTATGCTGGTGTTGTCTATGATTATTATAAAAATACGTTTAATCGAAATAGTTTTGATGGCAAGGGTGCCACGCTTCGCTCGACAGTGCACTATGGGAGAAATTATAACAATGCCTTCTGGAATGGTTCGCAGATGGTGTATGGTGATGGCGATGGAACAACCTTTACTTCACTGTCCGGTTCCCTTGATGTCATTGCCCACGAATTAACCCATGCGGTAACAGAAAGAACGGCGGGATTAGAATACCAGTATCAATCAGGTGCCCTGAATGAATCGATCTCGGATACATTCGGAGTATTCCTTGATAAAGCAGACTATCTAATTGGGGAAGATGTATATACGCCGAAAAAAGCAGGCGATGCCTTAAGAAGTATGTTAAACCCAACTCTTTATGGCCAGCCGGATCATATGAGTAATTATGTAAATACGACTTCTGATAATGGAGGTGTTCATACAAACAGTGGTATTCCAAATAAAGCTGCCTACTTAACGATTTCTAAATTGGGAACTTCTGTTGCAGAGAAAATCTATTATCGCGCCCTAACCGTATATCTTTCACCGAAGAGCAACTTTAGCGATGCACGCGCTTCATTACTCGCGGCGGCTGCCGATTTATACGGTACAGGCAGCACACAATACAATGCCGTTGCATCTGCTTGGACACAGGTAGGGGTCAACTAA
- the lepB gene encoding signal peptidase I: MTSSNSKREILGWGKSLLIAVGVTVVIRTFLFSPYMVEGASMEPTLHNQEKIFVNKMNYVTSFNRGDVVIIKGPTENYVKRIIGTPGDQLEMNDDELLINGVPVKESYLTENRKDAEKRGSLLTGDFGPIIVPAKHYFVMGDNRLKSMDSRNGLDFIKETAIVGKSEFVIFPFSNIRNVK; the protein is encoded by the coding sequence ATGACTAGTTCGAACTCAAAAAGGGAGATTCTCGGCTGGGGAAAGTCATTGTTGATCGCGGTAGGCGTTACCGTTGTGATCCGAACATTTTTATTTTCTCCGTATATGGTAGAAGGTGCATCGATGGAACCGACGTTACATAATCAAGAGAAGATTTTTGTGAACAAAATGAACTATGTGACAAGTTTCAACAGAGGGGACGTTGTGATTATTAAGGGGCCAACTGAAAATTATGTAAAAAGAATCATTGGTACTCCTGGTGATCAGCTTGAAATGAACGATGACGAATTATTGATTAATGGTGTGCCCGTTAAAGAATCCTACCTGACTGAAAATCGTAAGGATGCTGAGAAAAGGGGGAGTCTGCTAACAGGAGATTTTGGTCCAATCATTGTACCGGCTAAGCACTATTTCGTTATGGGAGATAATCGGTTAAAAAGCATGGATAGCCGTAATGGTTTAGACTTTATCAAGGAAACAGCCATTGTCGGAAAAAGTGAATTTGTCATTTTTCCGTTTTCAAATATCAGAAATGTGAAGTAG